From the Leishmania panamensis strain MHOM/PA/94/PSC-1 chromosome 31 sequence genome, one window contains:
- a CDS encoding dihydrouridine synthase (Dus), putative (TriTrypDB/GeneDB-style sysID: LpmP.31.1800) produces the protein MAYNEKQLKAYRQLIAEGKPFRSTTCPYCNGHRDATVKHVHPSTKPSSAWDFWNDVLVRKYAAVQSPATRANMETSVTDSSEVRGTPRSASNEASKNEAVVEAQHLDVISSPRMFVVGPMVDQSELPFRMLCRQYGATVAYTPMLHAKSFAEGAAYRSHFLSVTPPEEVKAAMEAPFASPSVSAGEHSGGSNTRTGVGTDGEDAVADVALVDRPCIVQFCGNDPDIVLRAARLAVLGEQAAAGEQTVANYRVSTAPVYPVHVRVNGSSLEEEPEHRLYQCDAVDLNLGCPQGIARRGHYGSFLMEDWELIHTIVHTLHVELEVPVTVKIRVFDHPGHAEAADNDRECATHCSPAACVEEEDAAAAAAVVGTLPKPLEEGFDEALTILYARMIRDAGAQVLCIHGRTREMKGQHTGTANMELIRRVRLALSGTIPVISNGNVRTYDDVIAHLQETRCEGHMCAEPLLWDPKLFSNPSQPVMPGRTHSADKATRLSALHTALVYMQWVHHYPVDIGFVKAHLFKMCFHSYELHTRFREELCQLKTSITAMKKVEKWNTMGVMDTMQVCATPRTEELTALSFAVHEEVDEEESAAVVAAAAAVPLSPSAFEQLVGAIEAHLRALMEAEHRCSEAGAQPKSAQVEKAKAKQELVDIWEEGGDLGIDF, from the coding sequence ATGGCCTATAATGAAAAGCAGCTGAAGGCGTACCGGCAGCTCATAGCAGAGGGGAAACCCTTTCGCAGCACCACATGCCCCTACTGCAATGGGCACCGTGACGCTACCGTGAAGCACGTCCACCCCAGCACGAAGCCATCCAGTGCGTGGGACTTCTGGAATGATGTGCTAGTGCGCAAGTACGCCGCGGTGCAGTCACCGGCCACTCGCGCAAACATGGAAACATCCGTTACAGACTCCTCGGAGGTGAGAGGAACTCCACGAAGTGCTTCCAATGAAGCTAGTAAAAACGAAGCGGTGGTAGAGGCACAGCATCTTGACGTCATCAGCAGCCCTCGCATGTTCGTTGTTGGTCCGATGGTCGACCAGAGCGAGCTTCCGTTCCGCATGCTGTGCCGTCAGTACGGCGCCACAGTGGCCTACACACCGATGCTGCATGCAAAGAGCTTTGCAGAGGGCGCCGCGTATCGATCACACTTTCTCTCAGTGACTCCGCCGGAAGAAGTTAAAGCGGCCATGGAGGCGCCATTTGCGAGCCCCTCCGTCTCAGCCGGCGAACACTCCGGCGGCTCTAATACGAGGACAGGTGTTGGGACTGATGGTGAGGATGCTGTGGCCGATGTCGCGCTTGTAGACCGACCGTGCATTGTGCAGTTCTGCGGGAACGACCCGGATATTGTCTTGAGGGCTGCCCGGCTTGCTGTCCTCGGCgagcaggcagcggcaggggagCAGACAGTTGCCAATTACCGTGTTTCCACAGCTCCTGTGTACCCAGTGCACGTACGAGTCAATGGGTCGTCTTTAGAGGAAGAGCCGGAGCACCGCCTGTACCAGTGTGATGCGGTCGATCTCAACCTCGGGTGTCCGCAAGGCATAGCCCGCCGTGGCCACTACGGCTCCTTCCTCATGGAGGACTGGGAATTGATCCACACCATCGTGCACACCCTCCACGTGGAGCTGGAGGTGCCCGTGACGGTGAAGATACGCGTGTTCGACCACCCTGGGCACGCGGAGGCTGCCGATAACGACCGCGAATGCGCCACCCATTGCAGCCCCGCCGcctgtgtggaggaggaggacgccgccgctgctgctgctgttgtgggcACCTTACCAAAgccgctggaggagggcTTTGACGAGGCTCTCACCATCCTCTACGCCCGCATGATTCGAGACGCGGGTGCACAAGTGCTGTGCATTCACGGCCGCACACGTGAGATGAAGGGGCAGCATACCGGGACAGCAAACATGGAGCTCATCCGCCGTGTGCGCCTTGCACTAAGTGGTACCATCCCTGTCATCTCGAACGGCAACGTACGCACCTACGACGATGTGATTGCTCATCTGCAGGAGACGCGGTGTGAGGGCCACATGTGCGCCGAACCGCTGCTGTGGGACCCGAAACTGTTCAGCAATCCTTCCCAGCCTGTTATGCCGGGACGTACCCACAGCGCTGACAAAGCGACGCGACTATCAGCGCTGCACACAGCGCTTGTGTACATGCAGTGGGTGCACCACTACCCAGTCGACATCGGCTTCGTGAAGGCGCACCTCTTCAAGATGTGCTTTCACAGCTACGAGCTGCACACGAGGTTTCGTGAGGAGCTGTGTCAGCTCAAGACCAGCATCACAGCGatgaagaaggtggagaagtgGAATACCATGGGGGTGATGGACACGATGCAAGTCTGTGCAACGCCGCGAACCGAGGAGTTGACTGCACTTAGCTTTGCTGTGCATGAGGAAGtggatgaagaggagagcgccgctgtcgttgcggcggcagcagcggtgccactgTCTCCTTCCGCCTTTGAGCAGCTCGTTGGCGCTATCGAGGCGCACTTGCGGGCCCTAATGGAAGCGGAGCACCGATGCTCAGAGGCTGGCGCGCAGCCCAAGTCTGCgcaggtggagaaggcgaaggcgaaGCAAGAGCTTGTCGACATctgggaagagggaggcgacCTGGGTATCGACTTCTGA
- a CDS encoding hypothetical protein (TriTrypDB/GeneDB-style sysID: LpmP.31.1790) gives MSRKANEFTSVAAVQAQDPAVRMSASWQNHRVASPAMVQSLAPLGAAEQTSSTASIRSRVVSAEENSTQTPSSTAQRIAGWIEKTQQASRAVTEDAGGPKPVVDDGSPKTLYARDARHESIRLMANHAKDTLIDVDSAKALIPLTIVGSGTTVVRFNGEAGNIINAVVQLKDHRYDKFVKRTNCYGMYLQVELRNHYKLDSNIYSAMGTAAVAAATQAREYADLDTWRDTENSGTLNGIDESSSPDFSSEDERSSRWSNFWDSVAPLFDNSAMCKVLQSVSMRVDKVPVTESYYIILRSTTTQAFQHTEYHANSTEFHPTRREDSPYTCELNVFFDQEPAVRLKWRQLTFALVLPLLVLFLPLPFTMRRADLVQQYMMDSDFAEWMWMPPLLLRKKMVEALKAGVEWVVSLRSAYQQHIMRNHLLRQEQAHQGTGVAQSAAEQEQPSHQTGVQHFGWGTATRAAPSLESQDLTDFSAAAGGDVQVEPLPESCTKHYFHEEEANTSTCSQSNTHSKFSLASIGSGFDEPHDSAYHHRCHQQTGGSSNADTVSPPHSACSRDPLMENVSRPFSTTGCTRWHCQHARESSAACESARAVSVHVPPSPDAAEYWREDNQSGPRARSNGHDVLFTAEELADAGRSLPTPKRHQHAASAPQMSVNDAMQTMSKRPREEEEAMASCEGAVDGAPISGTSAPIRAGIAASPAATAATCGPAPASSAAKSSPDEEEEESFCRICREGEDVAPLIVPCACTGSVRFVHPTCLDRWRIESAKRNLANVNHCEICKEPFRVNIQRSMLLWESSQHILNGICLFLACFVLLVAATTLTHVTLGELSCSASYHQVAYSTMFRFEGLSLTLFVYCLVVLLLLYANLIVYSWFRSQPDVEEYVEEMHIIPPFYTRHNVLLIVLVGVVLLTQAHATGYLLKYLLYKTSHLAWNWETSPLIGGMLFSVFSTCTVTLCSWGRYMYLEHVVNRGRGDAPTTDVVVETIGDSDRAELAADTNNDRAAPTLLTQPITAPATIASSASPTGTAASAAPPPPPPPSSPATPDAAASSPAPPTAPHTVEQQYSAGEDPDYTRHFTIPPDQRVIRAFEYCPPRRKLPK, from the coding sequence ATGTCGAGAAAGGCCAACGAGTTTACGAGCGTTGCCGCCGTGCAGGCCCAAGATCCAGCGGTGCGGATGTCTGCGTCCTGGCAAAACCACAGAGTTGCATCTCCCGCGATGGTACAGTCACTCGCACCTCTGGGGGCAGCCGAGCAGACGTCCTCCACCGCGTCTATTCGCTCTCGCGTAGTTAGTGCAGAAGAGAACTCTACACAGACGCcaagcagcactgcgcaGAGGATTGCAGGGTGGATAGAAAAGACTCAACAGGCCTCGCGGGCTGTCACCGAGGACGCAGGTGGTCCTAAGCCCGTCGTGGACGACGGCAGCCCCAAGACGCTCTACGCCAGGGACGCCAGGCACGAGTCAATACGCCTGATGGCAAACCACGCAAAGGACACGTTGATTGATGTAGACAGCGCCAAGGCTCTGATTCCACTCACTATCgttggcagcggcaccacggtAGTTAGGTTCAACGGAGAGGCTGGCAACATTATCAATGCCGTTGTGCAGCTGAAGGACCACCGCTACGACAAGTTCGTGAAGAGGACGAACTGCTACGGCATGTACTTACaagtggagctgcgcaaccACTACAAACTCGACAGCAACATTTACAGCGCGATGGGCACAGCAGCTGTTGCGGCCGCGACGCAGGCACGCGAGTACGCTGACCTCGACACGTGGCGAGACACAGAGAACTCCGGCACGCTTAACGGCATcgacgagagcagcagccccgACTTCTCCTCAGAGGACGAGAGAAGCAGCCGCTGGTCGAACTTCTGGGACTCCGTTGCTCCGCTGTTCGACAACAGCGCGATGTGcaaggtgctgcagagcgTCTCCATGCGTGTGGACAAGGTCCCGGTAACGGAGTCGTACTATATCATTCTCCGCTCCACCACGACGCAGGCCTTTCAACACACGGAGTATCACGCGAACTCGACCGAGTTCCACCCCACGCGCAGAGAGGACTCGCCCTATACGTGCGAGCTGAATGTGTTTTTCGATCAGGAgccggcggtgaggctgaagtggcggcagctcacCTTTGCCTTGgtcttgccgctgcttgtGCTCTTTCTGCCACTGCCCTTCACGATGCGGCGGGCAGACCTCGTGCAGCAATACATGATGGACTCCGACTTCGCGGAGTGGATGtggatgccgccgctgctgctgcgcaagaaAATGGTTGAAGCACTGAAGGCAGGCGTGGAGTGGGTTGTGAGTCTCCGCTCCGCCTATCAGCAGCACATAATGCGGAATCACCTGTTGCGGCAAGAACAAGCACACCAAGGCACAGGAGTAGCGCAGTCAGCCGCTGAGCAAGAGCAGCCGTCACATCAGACGGGAGTACAGCACTTTGGATGGGGCACGGCCACCCgtgcggcgccgtcgctAGAGTCGCAAGATCTCACTGACttctccgcagcagcaggcggagATGTGCAGGTAGAGCCACTGCCCGAGTCTTGTACGAAACACTATTTCCACGAGGAGGAAGCAAACACCAGCACATGTAGCCAGAGCAACACCCACTCCAAGTTCTCCCTAGCGTCCATTGGGTCAGGTTTCGATGAGCCACACGATAGCGCCTACCATCACCGCTGTCACCAACAaactggcggcagcagcaatgctGACACCGTGTCGCCGCCTCACTCGGCATGCTCCCGAGACCCACTCATGGAGAACGTTAGTCGCCCCTTCTCTACGACAGGCTGCACCCGTTGGCATTGCCAGCATGCGCGGGAAAGCAGTGCTGCATGCGAATCTGCCAGAGCAGTATCAGTGCACGTTCCGCCTTCGCCAGATGCCGCTGAGTATTGGCGGGAAGACAATCAGAGTGGGCCGCGCGCGCGAAGCAACGGACACGATGTGCTCTTCACCGCTGAGGAGCTAGCCGATGCTGGGCGAAGCCTTCCTACACCCAAGCGGCACCAGCACGCGGCAAGTGCGCCACAGATGAGCGTGAACGATGCTATGCAAACTATGTCAAAGCGACCtcgtgaagaagaggaggctaTGGCGTCATGCGAGGGCGCAGTTGACGGCGCGCCAATCTCAGGAACTTCTGCCCCCATCCGTGCTGGCATCGCTGCATCACcggccgccacagcagcgacgtgtgGACCTGCACCGGCATCGAGCGCTGCAAAATCCTCGCcagacgaagaggaagaagagtcATTCTGCCGCATATGTCGCGAGGGCGAAGACGTCGCGCCGCTCATCGTTCCTTGCGCCTGCACTGGCTCGGTCCGCTTCGTGCACCCCACGTGCCTTGACCGCTGGCGGATCGAGAGCGCGAAGCGCAACTTGGCGAACGTCAACCACTGCGAAATCTGCAAGGAACCCTTCCGTGTGAACATCCAGCGATCGATGCTGCTATGGGAGAGCTCGCAACACATTCTGAACGGCATCTGCTTGTTTTTGGCGTGCTTCGTCCTGCTTGTTGCGGCGACGACGCTAACGCACGTCACGCTTGGTGAGCTTTCGTGCTCGGCGAGTTACCATCAAGTCGCCTACAGCACCATGTTCCGCTTCGAGGGGCTCTCACTGACGTTGTTTGTCTACTGCCTCGTGGTGCTGCTACTGTTATATGCTAACTTAATCGTCTACAGCTGGTTCCGTAGTCAGCCGGATGTGGAGGAGTACGTGGAAGAGATGCACATTATTCCTCCCTTCTACACGCGGCACAACGTACTCCTCATCGTTCTCGTGGGCGTTGTGCTTCTCACGCAGGCACATGCGACGGGATACCTGCTCAAGTACCTCCTGTACAAGACGAGTCACCTTGCTTGGAATTGGGAAACATCCCCGCTGATAGGTGGCatgctcttctctgtgttcAGCACCTGCACGGTCACCCTCTGCAGCTGGGGACGCTACATGTACCTAGAACATGTTGTCAACCGCGGCCGCGGTGATGCGCCGACAACTGATGTCGTGGTAGAGACCATCGGCGACTCTGACCGTGCAGAGCTAGCGGCGGACACCAACAACGATCGTGCTGCCCCTACGTTACTGACTCAGCCGATCACTGCGCCAGCCACGATCGCGTCTTCTGCGTCTCCGACGGGAAcggccgcctccgcagcacctccacctccaccaccgccttcctctcccGCCACCCctgacgccgctgcgtcgtcgccagcgccaccgaCAGCTCCCCACACTGTAGAGCAGCAGTACTCAGCAGGTGAGGATCCGGACTACACTCGACACTTCACGATACCGCCAGACCAGCGCGTCATTCGCGCCTTCGAGTACTGCCCGCCGCGGAGGAAGCTGCCGAAGTGA